From a region of the Candidatus Methanoplasma cognatum genome:
- a CDS encoding DUF1266 domain-containing protein produces MANNSKDPIQTAAEIQARMMQLQTEYMQNPTPENLAKMQEETQRLMAELYSSSDMEALTSNAAEALAEAFEEEGGYMDDEELEEFIAEHTPPPEKAKYLPIGAVLIMTNVEPCETLAMTDDDKESYAYSLKEWWGIKNRNGAMEKIEWLLGDGHSARYQPEFELLQQNGIDAYRALKRKTSMDEESLECYEAAAEGVVDILELPESMVTGCKTIRAWDLDRVGLLARICTHVGYIKEDEAWEYMKRAAAQIKPLFKTWDEYVVSVLLGRAIALGVHQEPFICALELLTEKRAFLDKYPISNL; encoded by the coding sequence ATGGCAAACAACAGTAAGGACCCGATCCAGACGGCGGCGGAGATTCAAGCGCGCATGATGCAGTTGCAGACGGAATACATGCAGAATCCAACTCCGGAGAACCTGGCCAAAATGCAGGAGGAAACACAGAGGCTGATGGCAGAGTTGTACTCCTCCAGCGACATGGAGGCGCTCACGTCGAACGCCGCAGAGGCACTGGCGGAAGCCTTCGAAGAAGAAGGCGGCTACATGGACGATGAGGAACTGGAGGAGTTCATTGCGGAACATACTCCTCCTCCGGAGAAAGCGAAATACCTGCCGATAGGGGCGGTCCTGATAATGACCAACGTCGAGCCCTGCGAAACGCTGGCGATGACCGATGACGACAAGGAATCCTATGCATATAGCCTAAAAGAATGGTGGGGCATCAAGAACCGCAACGGCGCCATGGAAAAGATCGAATGGCTTCTCGGGGATGGACACTCCGCTAGATATCAGCCGGAGTTCGAGTTACTGCAGCAGAACGGGATCGACGCCTACAGGGCCCTGAAACGCAAGACCTCCATGGACGAGGAGTCCTTGGAATGCTACGAAGCTGCCGCAGAGGGAGTGGTGGATATCCTGGAGCTGCCGGAAAGCATGGTCACAGGGTGCAAGACGATCCGCGCATGGGACCTGGACCGCGTCGGTCTCCTCGCCCGCATATGCACGCACGTAGGCTATATCAAAGAGGACGAGGCGTGGGAATACATGAAAAGGGCGGCGGCGCAGATCAAACCGCTGTTCAAGACATGGGATGAGTATGTTGTATCAGTGCTCCTTGGCCGCGCTATCGCTCTTGGTGTCCATCAGGAGCCGTTCATATGCGCACTGGAGTTGCTGACCGAAAAGAGGGCGTTCCTGGATAAGTACCCCATCAGCAATCTTTGA
- a CDS encoding HAD family hydrolase, which yields MKDICLFDLDGTLTDSGAGITRSVSYALEHFGIGVTDFDELKKFIGPPLRDSFREYCNLSEKDTEAAVNKYREYYSKKGIFENTIYEGVVEALDILKGARMTMAIVTSKPTVYAERVARHFKIEGYFVLIAGSELDGTRVRKSELIEYALDIIDPERKGSSVMIGDREHDIIGAREAGIDSIGVTWGYGSRRELKEAQATAVVDSPSELCDTILSE from the coding sequence ATGAAAGACATCTGCTTATTCGATCTGGACGGAACCCTGACGGACTCCGGGGCCGGCATAACACGATCGGTCAGCTATGCGCTGGAACACTTCGGGATCGGGGTGACGGACTTCGACGAGTTGAAAAAATTCATAGGTCCGCCGCTTCGCGATTCTTTCCGCGAGTACTGCAACCTTTCGGAGAAGGATACCGAGGCCGCTGTCAACAAATACCGCGAATATTATTCCAAAAAAGGCATCTTCGAGAACACTATTTATGAAGGCGTGGTCGAGGCGTTGGATATATTGAAGGGCGCCCGCATGACCATGGCGATCGTCACATCGAAACCGACCGTTTACGCCGAAAGGGTCGCCAGGCATTTCAAGATCGAAGGATATTTCGTCCTCATCGCGGGGAGCGAACTTGACGGCACACGCGTCCGTAAATCAGAGCTCATAGAATATGCCCTCGATATCATTGATCCTGAACGAAAGGGATCATCCGTCATGATAGGCGATCGCGAACATGACATAATCGGTGCAAGAGAAGCGGGGATCGACAGCATCGGCGTCACGTGGGGCTATGGTTCGCGCCGCGAGCTCAAAGAAGCGCAGGCAACGGCGGTAGTCGATTCGCCGAGCGAATTATGCGATACGATCCTGTCGGAATGA
- a CDS encoding tRNA (guanine(26)-N(2))-dimethyltransferase, translating to MPPGVEIKEGGTRLLVPEIHSLRGPGTRTADVFFNEQMAFGRDITIMLLRALQRNAISVADAMSATGSRGVRIANEVENTFVTANDADPKAIPYIEHNIALNSLSNCTASNRDLHVLFSESSFDYVDIDPFGSPVHFIQPAIKGCRKKGIIAITATDTAPLAGAQVGKCRRRYQSEPIRGYMCHEGGLRILMCSLAKELAKFDRGMKPLLSFYADHYFRTYVQVEEGAAATDRSLGQIGFMHYDPDTLERSVSENRDSKHNKGPFWLGPLHDKPLLSRMEVRDLEKERRCVKMLNLWRNELDDEPFLYDVSELSSFTKMSPPRMEVLMEALNRAGKAAPSHMSPTSFKTELSTKEVISIYKTTSPDGPDNSL from the coding sequence ATGCCGCCGGGTGTTGAGATAAAAGAGGGCGGGACAAGACTGCTTGTTCCGGAGATCCATTCGCTCCGCGGGCCCGGAACAAGGACCGCCGACGTTTTCTTCAACGAACAAATGGCGTTCGGAAGGGACATAACCATAATGCTTCTGAGGGCTTTGCAGAGGAACGCCATTTCGGTCGCCGACGCGATGAGTGCAACTGGCTCCCGCGGGGTCAGGATCGCGAACGAGGTCGAGAACACTTTTGTGACAGCCAACGACGCAGACCCGAAGGCCATCCCTTACATAGAACATAATATCGCGCTGAACTCGCTTTCCAACTGCACTGCATCGAACAGGGACCTGCATGTGCTTTTCTCGGAATCCTCTTTTGATTATGTGGACATCGATCCGTTCGGATCCCCGGTGCATTTCATTCAGCCAGCCATAAAAGGATGCAGAAAAAAAGGAATAATCGCCATAACGGCTACGGACACGGCGCCGCTGGCGGGAGCACAGGTAGGTAAATGCAGAAGAAGATATCAATCAGAGCCCATAAGAGGATATATGTGCCATGAAGGCGGGCTTCGCATCCTCATGTGCTCCCTGGCAAAGGAATTGGCCAAATTCGACAGAGGTATGAAGCCCCTTCTTTCTTTCTATGCGGATCATTACTTCAGGACATATGTTCAGGTCGAAGAGGGCGCGGCTGCCACCGACCGTTCCCTCGGACAGATAGGATTCATGCATTACGATCCCGATACGCTTGAGAGGTCTGTCTCCGAAAACAGGGACTCAAAGCACAACAAGGGACCCTTTTGGCTCGGCCCGCTGCACGATAAGCCGCTTCTCTCAAGAATGGAGGTCCGTGATCTGGAGAAAGAAAGACGATGCGTGAAGATGCTGAACCTTTGGAGGAACGAGCTTGACGATGAACCCTTCCTTTATGACGTGAGCGAGCTGTCTTCCTTCACGAAGATGTCCCCGCCGAGAATGGAAGTCCTCATGGAAGCTTTGAACCGGGCCGGAAAAGCGGCCCCTTCGCACATGAGTCCCACTTCTTTCAAAACGGAACTGAGCACAAAAGAAGTGATATCCATTTACAAAACGACCAGCCCCGACGGCCCTGATAACAGTTTGTGA
- a CDS encoding NTPase, with product MISDIKIGITGLPGSGKTYALIRVIEMLKDYDLIIGGMIDEPLTDGKRKIGFSVRNILTGETQVFASADIESKIMIGKIGVDLAKFEQVGIAAIKTACEKCDIIVIDEVGKVEVESQAFIDAVKEALDVDKPMILTLHKKSRNPLLQDIRRRDDVRVLEVTPTNRNILPYKILRLMNGENV from the coding sequence ATGATCAGTGACATCAAAATAGGCATCACGGGCCTTCCCGGTTCTGGGAAGACATACGCCCTTATCAGGGTGATAGAGATGCTGAAGGATTATGACCTGATCATAGGCGGTATGATCGACGAACCCCTCACCGACGGAAAGCGGAAGATCGGGTTCTCGGTAAGGAACATCCTGACAGGGGAAACACAGGTCTTTGCCAGCGCCGATATAGAAAGCAAGATAATGATAGGCAAGATCGGAGTGGATCTGGCTAAGTTCGAGCAGGTGGGGATAGCCGCCATCAAGACCGCCTGCGAAAAATGCGATATCATTGTGATAGACGAAGTGGGCAAAGTAGAGGTAGAGAGCCAGGCGTTCATAGACGCGGTGAAGGAAGCTCTGGATGTCGACAAGCCGATGATACTGACCCTTCACAAAAAATCAAGGAATCCGCTTCTGCAGGACATAAGGAGAAGGGATGACGTGAGGGTCCTCGAAGTGACCCCAACCAACAGGAACATCCTTCCGTACAAGATCCTGCGCCTTATGAACGGTGAAAATGTCTGA